DNA from Acidobacteriota bacterium:
CGCCCTGTGCGCCGTTCTCGACGTTTTCCGTGAGAGGCGGATCAACCTGCTGAGGATCGAATCCCGCCCCGTCAAGACCGATCCCGGCACATACGTTTTTTTCGTGGATTTCGCCGGGTCGCCGCGCGACGCCGGCGTCGCGGAGGCCTTGGCCGCGGCTCGGGAACGCGCGACGTTTTGGAAATTTTTCGGCGGTTATGAGGAGGTGTGATATGAGAATCGCCGTTATGGGAATCGGACACATGGGACGTTGGCTGGCTTCGGGGTTGGCACGCGACGCCGAAGTCGGCGTTCATGACAGCGACACCGGCCGCATGGCCTCCGTCCCCGGCGCAGCCAGGCTGGAGCACCCGGCCGAGTTGGCCGGCTTCCGTCCCGATCTCCTCGTCAACGCCGTCGGCATCGGGGACACCGTTTCCGCTTTCCGGGCCGTTGAGCCCTTCCTCCCCCCGGGCTGCATCTTGACGGACATCGCGACGATCAAAAGCCCCGTCTTCGAATACTACAGCGGATGCCCGTTCCCGCATGCCTCGATTCACCCTCTTTTCGGCCCGAACTTCGCGGACCTCGACCGCATCTCCGGCGGGGTCGTCCTCGTGCTCCGCGAATCCGCCGAACCGGCCAAGATCCTGTTCCGGCGCGTCTTCGACGCCCTCCGCTGTCGTGTCGTCGAATGTTCCCTGGCCGAACACGAGGCCGTCATGGGAACGTCCTTGTCGCTCCCCGTGGCCTCCGCGATTGCCTTCGCCGCCGCGCTGTCCCCCGACCCGTTGCCCGGCTCATCATTTTCAGCTTTCCGGGAAATAACCCGGCGGATGTTCCGGGAGGACGACCGCCTTCTGGCCGAAATCCTCTTCAACCCCCATTCGCTCCGGAGGATCGACGACATGACGCGCAGCCTCGAATTCCTCAAGCACGTTATCCGGGCCAGGGATTATGACGAAGCCTTCGGGCTTCTCGACAGGCTGAGAAAAAAAATCGGTTGAGCCGCTTGACAAGATCCGGGAATTGAGCTAAAAGACTCCTCATGACAACGCAAGGATCCGCCGTGGCCGACGCCCGGGGCGTATCCTGCTTCGTTTACGGTTTTTATTACTGGGCGGTCTCCCCCGCCCTGTAATATCACCCCCGCTCCCCTTTTTCCCTGAAGAGGGATCATTGTGTCTTGACATCCCCTGTCCAAGGAGAAACCCCTAGTGTTTGCAATCATTTCCAATCCTCCGTCACAGCGGAAGCCGGCATCGTTCGCGAGGTCCGGATCCTCAACCGCCCGGCCGGCCCGTGAGGCCCGGTGATGACGCCCAAACTCTATTCGCTGGAATCGTCGCGCGAGCGGCGTTCGACGGTGTGGGTGGACGGCGTCGAGATCGGCCGCGGTTTCGTCCTGATCGCGGGTCCCTGCAGCGTCGAAAGCGAGGCGCAGATGCTCCTCACCGCACAGAAAGTCCGGGAAGCCGGCGCCCATCTTCTGCGGGGCGGCGCGTTCAAACCGAGGACATCGCCCTACTCTTTCCAAGGCCTCGGAATCAAGGGATTGAAGATCCTGGCTAAGGCACGGGAAATCTTCGGGCTTCCCGTCGTGACCGAGGTCATCGACCCCCGCGATGCCGGGTGGGTCGGCGAATACGCCGACGTTCTTCAGATCGGCGCCCGAAATATGCAGAATTTCTCCCTCCTCCGCGAAGCGGGAAAGGCGGGGAAACCCGTGCTCCTCAAGCGCGGCATGAATTCGACGCTCGACGAGTGGCTCAACTGCGCCGAGTACATCCTGGCCGAAGGCAATCCCCGGGTCATCCTCTGCGAACGGGGCATCCGGACTTTCGAAACCTACACTCGCAACACACTTGACCTCAGCATCGTGCCCGCCGTCCGGGAACTGTGCCATCTGCCGGTCATCGTCGATCCTTCACATGGAACCGGGCGGGCGAGCCTCGTGGAGCCGATGGGCTTGGCCGCGGCGGCCGCGGGC
Protein-coding regions in this window:
- the aroF gene encoding 3-deoxy-7-phosphoheptulonate synthase; this encodes MTPKLYSLESSRERRSTVWVDGVEIGRGFVLIAGPCSVESEAQMLLTAQKVREAGAHLLRGGAFKPRTSPYSFQGLGIKGLKILAKAREIFGLPVVTEVIDPRDAGWVGEYADVLQIGARNMQNFSLLREAGKAGKPVLLKRGMNSTLDEWLNCAEYILAEGNPRVILCERGIRTFETYTRNTLDLSIVPAVRELCHLPVIVDPSHGTGRASLVEPMGLAAAAAGADGLIVEVHHNPAEALSDKDQTLSPEEFARMAGRVLRLCGHLAGEGAEHA